Part of the Flavobacterium sp. MDT1-60 genome, ATTCATGGCGATTGGGAAGGAGAATCTGTTAAAGCACCTTTGAAAGCGATTCTATTGCAAAATCCGGATGTTGAATACATTTTTGCCCATAACGATCGTATGGCATTAAGTGCTTGGGAAACAGCTAAAACTGTTGGATTAGAGAAGAAAATTAAATTTATTGGTGTTGATGGATTGAATACCGTGAATGGCGGAATAGAATTGGTAAAAAGTAGTGTTTTAGACGGGACTATTTTGTATCCCACAGGAGGAAACGAAGCGTTGAAATTGGCTCTTAAAATGTATAATAAAGAACCGATTTCTAAAAATAATATCCTAAACACTATTGTTATTGACAAGAATAATGCTGAAATTATCGAGAATCAAATGGATAAAGTTGATCAGCAGCAAGCCGTTATCGAGTCACAGCAAGGAGCAATAAAAGTACAGGAAAGAGAATATGCTTCACAAAACAATCTGGTTCGGTTACTGAGTTTTTTCTTAGTGATTATTTTGAGTTTGACGATTTACAGCATTTACTCGACTATTTCTATTTCAAGAAAGAAAAAACAGCTCGAAAGAATTAATCAAACGGTAATCGATCAGAATAATGAAATTCAGGAAATGGCAAAAATTGCTGAGAGAAGCAATGAAGCAAAATTGAATTTCTTTACCGGACTTTCGCATGAATTTAAAACGCCCATAACTTTGATTATGAGTTATGTGGAGTCGTTAATTGAAAATGAGAAAATCAAAGGAACCGCGCTTATTGATGAGGTGAAACTGATTCATAAAAATTCGAATAGATTATTGCGATTAATAAATCAGTTATTGGATTTTAGAAAAATCGAAGAGCAAAAATTTACATTAAGAGCTTCAAATACTAAGATTTATGATTTTACAAATGAAGTAATGACGAACTTTAAAGGCGAAGCAGCCCGTAGAAATATTGATTTTCAGCTTACCTGCAAAAACAAAAATCTGGAGTTGTTTATTGATAGAGGATTAATGGATAAAGTATATTTCAATTTGCTTTCTAACGCTTTCAAATTTACGCCTGACAACGGAAAAATAAGTATTTCGATTGTCGAAAATCAAGACAACACAGTTAAAATTAGTTTTAAAGATTCTGGAATCGGGATACCTGAGAATGAATTGTCTAATGTTTTTAATCCCTTTTTTAGAGCCTCAAATAATAATAAAAACAGCTCAGGCATTGGACTTCATTTGTCAAAAGAATTTGTACTATTACATCAGGGAATAATCGAATTGAAATCAAAACAAGGAAGCGAGTTTGTGATTACGTTATTAAAAGGAAATAGTCATTTACAGCCTTCTGAAATTATCAACAAAGCTGAAAAACTAAATATAACGCCAAATTTAATAGCAGATAATCTTGATATTGAAGCTGATATAAATGAAGCACACGTAATTTCTGATTCAGAAAAACATACGCTTTTGGTTATTGAAGA contains:
- a CDS encoding substrate-binding domain-containing protein codes for the protein MLIIVSLSLVSCRQKQGDKIKVGFSQAMATDDWRKQMNSSIKIEASLRPEVDLTIKDADNNIEKQIEDIERFISNKVDVIIVSPIQSKPLTAVVEKSIKAGIPVLVVDRKIDGENYTAYLGADNIEIGRIAARYIISHSKGSGKIIEITGANGSSPAYERSLGFEQVINENKRFKVENTIHGDWEGESVKAPLKAILLQNPDVEYIFAHNDRMALSAWETAKTVGLEKKIKFIGVDGLNTVNGGIELVKSSVLDGTILYPTGGNEALKLALKMYNKEPISKNNILNTIVIDKNNAEIIENQMDKVDQQQAVIESQQGAIKVQEREYASQNNLVRLLSFFLVIILSLTIYSIYSTISISRKKKQLERINQTVIDQNNEIQEMAKIAERSNEAKLNFFTGLSHEFKTPITLIMSYVESLIENEKIKGTALIDEVKLIHKNSNRLLRLINQLLDFRKIEEQKFTLRASNTKIYDFTNEVMTNFKGEAARRNIDFQLTCKNKNLELFIDRGLMDKVYFNLLSNAFKFTPDNGKISISIVENQDNTVKISFKDSGIGIPENELSNVFNPFFRASNNNKNSSGIGLHLSKEFVLLHQGIIELKSKQGSEFVITLLKGNSHLQPSEIINKAEKLNITPNLIADNLDIEADINEAHVISDSEKHTLLVIEDNIDLVTFLKAKLSNEYVVHTSDGSDAIEKAMEIVPDIIICDINLVGKDGYEISKELKKDLRSSHIPIIILTAQSNKESVLKGLQSGVDQYLTKPFSLSILKQSISSLLFNREKLRYYYTNNIYRVEPESKFGNQEQSFITKMNDIIKMNVENPKFSVEDLADKLGVSRVQLYRKVKAIIGINISDHINNVKLEKAAELLKSNNMNISEIAYSLGFSSPNYFSTAFKNKFGISPKEYKSSN